The following DNA comes from Scomber scombrus chromosome 7, fScoSco1.1, whole genome shotgun sequence.
TAAGCTTCCACAGTCTGTGAATGTGTCGGCGTGTTAAAGTCTTTAGTGCGCAAAATGTTAAACTGTCTTACAGGCACACAGAGCGATTAAACCGGCACCGGTTTACAATGTCTATGTTATGATTCGCACGTCTCTACCTGCTTGCGGAACTTTTCTAGTTAATGCACGACTGCTATACATTCATATCCAGTGGCCTAGTGGCCGGGTCCTTACTATAAAATCCTTGACCCCTTTGGCTTAAATGGGATTTTTAAGCATGAGCTGCAAATTGTACCGGCTTGACCAACACTTAATGCTCACTGCGCAGCTAATTATGTAAAACTGAATACCAACCAAGATTTTCAtttggaccttttttttttttgtctctgagCAGTGACTTTATGTGTCATAGAAAATTAACATAACACCAAAGCTATAACTCTTTCTTCCCCAGCAGTCGTTAAAAGCACCAGGGGATGAAGTTATTGACTGTATGCTGAGTTGAATAAACGGAATTTGAACATGAAAAGCAAGACTTGCAATGCTAATGTCACAGGGCACTTCAAGCGTTTTAGGAAAGGTGCATATCAAGTGATTTGCTAATGGGATTTGTAATGCTGCAAAGAGAAGATGTGTTAACACACTGCGGCTgccacaacaaaacaaaaagcagccaCCCAAAGAAAATGAGGGAGTTAATAGGTGATTACTGAAAATTGAAATATCCGTTTTATGACCTTAACGGGTATATTAACTGGAGCCCTGTTATTAGTTAATCCGATAATGATCTTAACCATTAGTTAACCATTAGTTTATGCTTCTGCGGCCTGCTTTTCCACACGGTGTGTTTTTAGTACCCCTGCTTACAATcacagtgatttattttttttaactttgtaaaataaacacacacataacaaaacatttttatcatattttattataaaacaaaaagcGTGGATAAAACCTGACAATGTATTTATAGTGCTTTACAGCCATTTTTCATATGTTCCAACAGGTTTCCAAAATCCAAAATGAGTCGATAAAGTAGCAGAGCATAATGGATGTTTTTCACGAGTTTTaagattgttttaatatttgatgtTCGCCTTGCTTTAACCTACAAtactgtcacattttaaaatgatattaagaaaaaacacaattgtcAAACTGGGTACCAGAAAGCACACGGCAGACTTAAGACTTTTTTCAACTTTCCTCCAGAGCTCTCCATATGACGCGCACACGACGGGCATGGCCGGGGCATTAAGTTACCACCCATATGGGAGTCCAGGGTACCCCTACCAACTCAACGACCCTGCGTACCGTAAAAACGCCACCAGGGACGCCACGGCCACCCTGAAGGCCTGGCTGCAGGAGCACAGGAAGAACCCCTACCCGACGAAAGGGGAGAAGATCATGCTGGCCATTATCACCAAGATGACCCTGACGCAGGTATCCACATGGTTCGCCAACGCCAGGAGGAGGCTCAAGAAGGAGAACAAGATGACATGGGCGCCCAGGAATAAGAGCGAAGACGAGGACGAGGATGACGGGGAcggggagaggaaagaggtgGAGCGCTCTGACAAAACCCTGGATAACAGCGAGGCTTCAGCGGAGGATGAAGGTGGGGTATAATCTGGCGACCGAGCCAATGATCCATTTAACAATTCAGGGAAGGATGGGGggtgaagaggagggggagtgtGGACCccttttatttactgtattactTATTTAGAGCAATAATACATTGGAGATACGAAattatgaagtcatttttaatagaaataatctgatttgaataatataataaattatgtatgcggaaagaaaatgtcaaagttATGTTTTAAAAGAGACATACATTATGATATTTAATTAATGCAAGAGATGTGGCTTTATGTATTATTTTCCATAATCAAACCATGTTGATTgcttattattcttatttttatttatggacTTATTTATCTCGAATGAAAACGTGGTGTTGGATAAAtaaccaacattttaaaatgaatagttTATTGCTATAGTATTTATGGCATGTCACTGCgaagtatacacacacactcacaatcacTCATAAGTTGCTTCAACTAAATTACATTGTTAATGTTACAAAGTATTATTTGGACTGGATCTAAATAGTGTcattaattatgtaaaaatgcattattatcatataaatgtagttttatattttttacttattgGAGTGTCACgttaaacagaaaaaactgaTTGCTTTGAAAACACTTGATCATTGAATATAAATTGACCTCAAAGTTAGTTTAAAAGCATTCATTTTAAGAGTTTTTTCTTTAGAATATTATTTGTCATGAATCACAGGACCAACGCTTTTCTTTGCCTTCTTTTACTATTTCGTTTGTTCCATCTCTCTATATTATGTCCTTTTTCtaacatattttgcattttttatttttttaaataaatgttcaggTATCAGCTTGCACGTGGACACTCTGACGGACCACTCGTGCTCGGCGGAGTCTGACGGGGAGAAGGTGAGCTGTCGCGTGGGAGAGCTGGGCTCTGACCAGGGCGGCGACAAATGCGACGACGAGGACGGCGAGGACCAGAACCAGACCCTGAACCACAATCCGCCGCGGTTCCAGCTCTCACCCAAACCCGTCACATCTTCACCTCTAACGGGGGTCGAAGCACCGGTTCTCAGTCATCACcaacaccatcaccaccaccacctccatcaTCTCCACCATATTCACAACCAGCGCGAGGATTTGGCCCGGAGCCTCGTCAGTAGCAACAATATTAACACCAATAAATCGTCTTCATGCCTTGATAGCAGACCTCCTTCGGGGGCGCCTCCAAACCCTACAGTCAAGCCCAAATTGTGGTCGCTTGCGGAGATTGCTACCTCAGACCaaaagcagcagcatcagcaacaGCAACTGGGGCAGACTGGGCAACCAAATTGCCCCTCCTCCAGCGGTGGCCTCCTTACTCCCCCCACGTCCTCAACCACCTCCCCGGCTGCCAGTTCCCCCTCCCTCTACCCGACCCCCTCCATCCTTGGAAGACCTATTTATTACACTTCTCCCTTTTATAGCAATTACACAAACTATGGCAACTTCAGTCCCCTGCAGGGCCAAGGGATCCTGCGGTACACTAATTCATCTGGAGTGAGTCTGGCTGcagccgccgccgccgccgtcGCTGCTGCAAACGAGGGTCTCAGCTCTCTGGAGGCGAGCACAAACCCCAAACACAGGCCAGACTCTCCCCTCGTTAAACATAACCCAAACCAGATTGTTATTGtcgagcagcagcaacaacagcatttCAGATCCGCAAATTTAGAGGGAAAGAAAGGTACGTAATAACGACGTGGTACCACTGCTGAGAAAATGATAACCATTTTGAAAACTTATTTAATCTAGTGTTGAATCTTGaggttgtattttttcttaaaacacgTGAGGGAAATcgctcccaaaaaaaaaaaaaaagtggaagtCGAATTAGCTCACTCCTTTTCCAATGCAAATCAACTGGTGTTCTTTGTGTCACTTTTGTCCTGATGCCATTGGATAATctggctgtttttttgttgttgttgggttttttttttataaacaaaaatgaagaCTTGTTTCAAGCAATCTTGCATGAGAAACAAGTGGCATAATCTCACACTGCTGGGTggttttcacttgttttaagATCAATACGATTTTAGGAGTAAAATATGAGACTAAATGACTTATTAAGATGGACATTTCACTGCACCGTCTAAGCAAATGAACGTGTACTATGGCCTATAATACGTTTTTCAGATTAGTTGTTTTTGTGGAATGATCAGTTTATAATTgtcattcttttttcttcttcttgttttttaactATATGCATATTTTGGTCTTTCTGaatctcattcattcattaagtAACACGCAGCGGGGTTTTCAATTGCAGCTGGCTCTCAGTATAAATGATAGGGACATCATAAGTGAAGTCTATTGTAAACAAATGTGCAAGAGTACACCTGCATATATAGACATTAAAATAAGACCACATAAGGATAGGCCTCAGCTCAGCCTAACCACGCGcattcacattcacatgcacGTGTgcgcgctcacacacacacacacacacacacacacacacacacacacacacacacacacacacacacacacacacacacacacaaacacacagtggcaACTTTTGAATTCAACAAGCAGAGACATGTTGCCATAACTTTGAGCAGgaattcaattttaaatgtcCCTTCTGatgtctatgtctgtgtgtgcgtgtgtgcgcacAGTGGGCCCCGAACCTTATCTCTCAGCTTTAGATAATTATAATTACACAGGGTCAGTCAAAAGCAAACAAATCAGTTACTTTGCTCTGCATTCATCAAGTGCAAATTTACACCTTAATATATCACTTTGGttgtagtggtggtggtggtggttacTTTGCTTATGCACATTTCAAAGCGTAAATGCCGCTGTGTAGAATATACACCTTTTACTGGCAATTAAGTAATGGGGATTTTAATTAGCACTTGTAGTATGGAGCTGTTTTGGGTAAAGCCAGCCTCATAAACTTTGCGTTTTTCTGGGAATGTGGAGGGAATTAATCATTTGATCATGTGggattttttctttaatttccaTGGGCTGCAGGTAGGTGTCACAATTGCTTTGACTATAAGGCGAGTACGGACAGCACCTTTTAGCCTCATGTTTTAACCCCCATAACCTTTACTTCAAACCGGATCCAGTGCCACCGTATAGTCGGAATGAAAAGCTGCTACCGCTTCCTCAGCCCCACATAGGCTGACAAACTCTCTACAGAtgattattgtattatttcatttttttggttttgttttgatgCATTGTGGATAATTTCATATGctggtttgaaaaaaaagatctcCCATCATATGTGATTTACATGTTATTTCTCAGGTTCATATAGTTTTGCTTATTTGCCACGGTTTGTTATTTTAGTATATATTTACGTGTGGAAAAACATAATTTGGCCTTTCTGTGAAACCGTAATTTGCAAAAGGAGATGTTATTATTGGGACGCAAGGCGGACGGAGCCGAAGTGAACTTGAGGACTTCAAAGTGGAATAGCCtacatttgatatttatttttttaaatgatggcgAAATGATGCCTATATTTATGCAAGTTGTATTGCAAAAAAATGGGAAACTGACATcgtctgtttgttttgtaaatatATACATGGTCGCCggtttttatttggaaaaaaagcTACACAATCTTGTTATCAGGAGTACTTTTACTAATTTATATctttgaatgtaaataaaatgaaagcgCTAGTATAGATGTACTGGCGGTGATATGATATCCATTattcaaatgagaaaatattaaaCTGTTTTCCCAACTATTACATAAATCTTGGAGAGTCATTATTTTATTCGTAACAGACCTGtatttaacacacagacatttgtATTTACTCTGGTCATTATATTCTGTCAGTCATACGCAGCTGGGAAATGCTTGATGAATCTCGCTTTTCATAAACATTATGAGTTTTCACAGATTGCGCAATCCATTCTTTCTAAATGGACCATCATTTCCTTTTAGGGCCTCATTCTGGTCAGAGAAGCTCCCTCGGCCACATATTCATGACCTTGATTGGGATAAACGACAtacttatttcatttttctttgcttttttccccccaactcTCCTCTCTCGCACtgccacacatttatttttcagtgtgaTTAATACAGCCGCGGGACGCATCGGGCATTATGGGCTCCCAGCGGGGCCCATCCCTGGAGCTTTTTAGCCTGGTTCAGGATGGGTCAGCCCTGCCTGCTTCATTACGGCAAGGCATTGAACAATCCATAAAAGTCTATCTAAGCATCTGCCAGCTCCAATGGGCTGTGTGATGGGCACTAATCGGACAGGCTTTCCTCTGCTTTTCATCATGTGCTTGGTTATTATAGCGGCTTTAGGACACTAATTAAACAATTTAGGGAAAAAGGCTTAATTCTGATTGAatgattattaataataattatcaatATTACACAATTATgtacatatttattgttttaagttttcttatttgatataaatatgtattcCAGTATTATGTTACCCACAGTTGTGGCCTTGTAGAGTGTGAAATACTCAAGATCAAATATATCTTATTCCCATCCTCCAAGAAGAGGCCTCCATCATTGCTCCCAGCCAGACTAAAAGCTAATCCTTCATTTTCCAGTTGAATTTGAGCTTGAGTGTTGTCCAAATCTCATGGGACTCCCTTTCACCTtggttttcctcctcctcctcctcctcttccttcttctcctccccccTCGAACCGCCTCATCCAAAGGTAGTAATATTTGGCTGCCACCAGGGATGTAGGGCAGGGTAAACCCACCGAAACTCACTTAACCCACCTTTTAGGGTGACAGAAGTCTTTTGTGGCATAAATTCATGGTGTATTTTGCAGTGAATAGTGCCGCACTGTCAGAAATGTTATGTGTATGCCACAAGTCTTTTAAGGtgaacaaacacattcagtgaTGCTTTTTCCTGAAACATATTGATTTGTTGTTTATGCTGGAGGTTGTTCCTCTTTTGATCATCACTGCCGGAAACTCATATTTTTTTACTCACCTTTTTATTTACCTTTGCTTCACTGGCAGCCATCTATATGGACGTCATGGATGCTATAGCCCCTGGCCAGCTTCTCTCTGCTCAGCCCAACTGCTTTCATTAGGAGTTGATTTATTGAAATGCATGCTTTATTCTCAGGTGGGCTCCCTCGGGGACTCAGCACTGTTGTCAAATAGCACCAGAGGCACTCTCCAAAGCACACAGGGGCCCTgcctctcactccctctctcaccCGCTGCTGCTCCCTCCAAATGTCAACATTTGTTCTCAATGAAAAGAGTTAttgtttctgttaaaaaaaaagaagaaaaaaaatccaagctACCGGTCGCCTTTGAACACATGAAAAGAAACTTCCACCCCACCTCTTTGTTTGATTGAGAGCAACGGCAGGTGAAAATGGGAGCAAGGCGTCCATTGCACATGACAAACCTCAAGCTGTGAAGCCTGTTATGAGAGACGATTGTGAATTCATGCCACAATTAGTCACAATTGTACAGAGGCATTTCCGTTCCTTTTGAAGAACCTCTTCGCCTCACAAACTATTAGCAGAAGAAACCGGGGTGCCCTTGACACAGTCTAGATATTGATCCTCAAGGGCAAAACAGACAATTTACTGCCTTGCCAAGTCTACAGTAAA
Coding sequences within:
- the irx2a gene encoding iroquois-class homeodomain protein IRX-2a; protein product: MSYPQGYLYQPPGSLALYSCPAYGASALAAPRNEDLARSSSGSAFSPYPGSAAFSASAGAGFSSPLSYSTDPTTGFPSYMSSPYDAHTTGMAGALSYHPYGSPGYPYQLNDPAYRKNATRDATATLKAWLQEHRKNPYPTKGEKIMLAIITKMTLTQVSTWFANARRRLKKENKMTWAPRNKSEDEDEDDGDGERKEVERSDKTLDNSEASAEDEGISLHVDTLTDHSCSAESDGEKVSCRVGELGSDQGGDKCDDEDGEDQNQTLNHNPPRFQLSPKPVTSSPLTGVEAPVLSHHQHHHHHHLHHLHHIHNQREDLARSLVSSNNINTNKSSSCLDSRPPSGAPPNPTVKPKLWSLAEIATSDQKQQHQQQQLGQTGQPNCPSSSGGLLTPPTSSTTSPAASSPSLYPTPSILGRPIYYTSPFYSNYTNYGNFSPLQGQGILRYTNSSGVSLAAAAAAAVAAANEGLSSLEASTNPKHRPDSPLVKHNPNQIVIVEQQQQQHFRSANLEGKKGT